The DNA window aacaGGACTCTTAAATTAAGCAACAAAATAGCAAGGCTAACATAAACATCAACAGTAATAGAAAATCTATTACTCTTATCTGTCACCATGGTGAAATCATAGGAAGTGTTGGTTGTTGAGCTAGTTGTCCAGATCCTATTGCAGTTAAGTGAGAGTAAATTATCAATGACAGTCTCCTTCTTTCTTAGTGTCTGGTGTCTAACATCTAGTCAGTTCAGTATTCTGCGATTAATGACAGAGCTGGGCACCTCTTGATAATGAGTCATCCCATCTGAAGACAGATGCAGCGAGTAGCTGGAAGAGAACACACCAAGCAAGGGTTTGCTTCTGAATTATTTAAGGAAAATCCTGGATTTAATGTAGGATATAGTCACGTTAGCTGTCACGTAAACCTAGTTCAGGAACTTCTCAGATATTTCAATAATGTTTTATAGCGGAATGTTGAAGAAGTCAGCCACCTGTGGTCAATATCCAGGAACTAGAATTTCTGtgtcattatttatttttttcttttcaagctgaaataaattatctgaatttctctttttttctagaaaatggTCCATGAATATAGTTCTAAAATTATCTTATAAAAATGTACCAATTCTTGTGAATATTCCCATTTCTAATAAATAGTACATTCCACATGCAAACTGTTTCAACAGGCAAAAATAGTGATAGAGGATGACCAGCTCTTACTTCCCAATAACTGCAGGATCACAGTTCTGAGACACCTGAATCCAAAGGACGATGCTTGGTTTATCTAGCTCCCAttaatgccttttaaaatttgacCAAAGATTTAGTAAAAGACTAGAATGAAGATGAACATAGGAACTGGGGGTGGGATTCATCAGAATGTACCATAAATAGCTTCTGCTTGGATGACTATTCCTGTACTAGTCATCTACGTTTCCCTTGTTATTAGTGGACCTGCATTTTTGATGCAGTGTATGTCATCCTAAAGTAGGTGTCAGTAGGTCAGATGAActgcctgtttctttccattgactGGAAGGGGAACCCACAAGGCAAACATCTAAAGCTTAGTCAGACAAATCCTATCTAGGGATTGGAatttttgtttaacttttaACTGTCCcatattcttctttcttttttcctggtcTATATTTAATTTCCAAGGCTCAGCTCTGCACTTCTCTGCATGGAGGAGAAGAATTCCACTCAGGTCCACATGTTCCTCTTGCGAGGattcccagccccagcagactTGCATGTATTGTTCTTCATAGTATTTCTGCTGACCTACGTTTTAACTGTTTTGGAGAATGTGATCATCATTGCCCTGATCAAGACAAACTGTGAGCTCTACAAAcccatgtattttttccttggtCACCTCTCCTTCGTTGAGGTTTGGTACATCTCAGTCACTATCCCTAAACTCTTGGCAAATTTCATTGCTGAAGACAGGAGTATTTCCTTTGTGGGATGCATGACCCAactgtttttcctcagcttCTTCATGTGCACTGAGTGTGTCCTTCTCTCTGTAATGGCATATGATCGCTATGTGGCCATCTGTCAACCATTGCGCTATCCGGTCATGATGACATACCAAATGTGCATATACCTGGTAGTTGTCTCCTGGTTCAGCGGATTCACTGTGTCTTTGATCAAGATTTCCTTCATCTCTCAGCTGAAGTTTTGCGGTCCCCATATTATCAACCATTTTTTCTGTGATATTAGCCCTGTGCTGAACCTTGCCTGCACTGATATGTCAATGGCAGAGATGGTGGACTTTGTGTTGGCCTTATTCATACTGCTGGTTCCCCTCTTCATCACTATTGTCTCCTACCTATTAATCATTATGACAATCCTGCACATCCCCAATACCCAGAGTAAGAAGAAAGCCTTCTCCACGTGTTCTTCCCACCTAACTGTGGTCAccattttcttctcagccaCCCTCTTCATGTATGCCCGGCCCAAGAAGATCGACCCTTTTGACTTGAATAAGCTTGTGTCATCTGTGTATACTATTGTCACTCCCATCCTAAACCCCTTCATTTACTGTCTGAGGAACCAGGAAGTGAAAAGAGCACTGAAAAAAGCTCTCTGTGAAAAAATTGTTATCTCTAAGGCCTCCAGATCCATCCCTTCTCTCCAAATGCAAGGATAAGCTATGATAAACTGGAACTGATAAGCACACCATAAGGATATTGGGCAAATAACAGTTCCAAATGGACACAGACAGTGATCAGAGGAACAGTAACAGGGTGGAGAATGCTGACAACCTGATCCATCTGAATCAGTCACCCTTAAGACCATCAAAGGGGAATAACTGAGTCATTGTCACTGGTACAGAAACCTACTAAGGTAATACAACAAATTAAATTCTCCCAAGTGCTATGCAAACCAAAAGGGACTACTGCATAAAGTAGTATAGAATTTACTGTAGGAAGTCTGGGGGTGGAAGGAAAATTTGGGATTAAACAAAAGAATTGGAGATGTTACATGTTTTCTAGGGAAAAGGCCAAAGGAACATAAAGATatcaagcactgaaaaatgaagaagagaTAACAGGGACCGGTCATGCAGAAGCAGGCTCTTGGTCAATACACTTGTCTGGCCAACCACTGCACCTGGTTACCACAATCTGTCCCacctttttattaaattattttcctttctatgtCCTGCCTCAAGATTTTCCCTTTTATGTGtgcatatgcatatatgtgAGTAATTTAGTAATGAGCATAAAGATATCAAGTAGGACAAGAGGCCTGAAAGCCAGATTCTGGAGTGACAGCAGTTTAGGGGTCAACAATTGGAGAGACTGGTGTCAGGGAGCAAGATACTGGAGAGACCATAAGTCCAAAGTCCAACTACTGGACAGACTGGAACTCTGGATGTCATGCATTGAAAAGACCAAGGTCCTGGGAGACCAAAACTGGGGAGACAAAAGGTCTGGTAGACAGAGAAACCCATTAAGGGGATTTTCTATTATTAGAGAACCACACTCATACTGTCTGTGTTATGTGGAGACCTGTAAAGATAATGTCCTTCTGTCCATATTGATCCATTTGTGGctctgtgagtgtgtgtgtacatgcagCTACTGGGAATTCATGCTCAGGCTCACTGCTAGtggtggtggacttgacagtgttAGGTTAGCACTTGGACTTTcccaacctaaacaattctgtgattctataattctagCAGGACATGAAAACGAGGGTAAGGAGCAGTCATTCAACTCCCCCACCCAGGACTGCAGGAATTCTCTAGCTCTTCTAGTACATTGGATTCAGCTACTCTTACACACTTGACCACAGCTCTCAGGATCTCTTAAAATTCATCAAATTTTAAATTGACTATATGAGATACAGCAGCTAAATTAATATCTGTTGATGCTAATGAAATCATTTTCTCATTAGTTCTTGTCATTGACTAATGTTTGGGCATGTGGAAATTTTGAAGGGTttaagtggggttttttggtaatTCCGTGTTCCTCCGTTCCAGATTATGTCTGTTTGGAAACTCCTCTTCTAGTCTCAACACCGTAACAGCAATCACAGGCTCAGTTTGGTCATAAAGTCTCAGATTAATTGTTTACACGGCATTGCTGAAACTCACTTATTCCAAATAGGTTTTCAACACATATATACCGATGACATGGCCTTGGcacaaagaaaatagaaagtCCCACCAGGTGGAAACTATTCCATGAAAATACTGTATGATTCCAAATGTCCCTTTTGTACAGTGGCCACAGGAAGCATAGACTACCTTACACTGTGTCTTGATACCACTCTTCAATTCCATGCCTACAACGGAGCATTGATTGCCTACATGTTCAATAAGAATTtccctcatttcttttttgcagaACTCTCAAACAccctttttatttctccctgTTACCTCCAGGGTCACAGAACAAAGATACTGggcaaaatattaataaaaagtgaaaatcacCACACCTCTCTAAGCTGCTACAAAACCCCTTTTTGAattgaaaaatgtaaacaagaatcacagaatcaagaaCATCCACATTTTTGGAGTTGTGCTAGATGGCTACACACTAGATGAGACCCAAAAGAGATCTAACATAAACAGTGTACCATGAAGCCATGGGCAGTTTATTCCACAAGGTGCAAGCTGTCACTTATTGAGCAAATGACAGTCTGCACCAACTGAGTTTGTAGCACAGAT is part of the Nyctibius grandis isolate bNycGra1 chromosome 11, bNycGra1.pri, whole genome shotgun sequence genome and encodes:
- the LOC137668915 gene encoding olfactory receptor 6B1-like codes for the protein MEEKNSTQVHMFLLRGFPAPADLHVLFFIVFLLTYVLTVLENVIIIALIKTNCELYKPMYFFLGHLSFVEVWYISVTIPKLLANFIAEDRSISFVGCMTQLFFLSFFMCTECVLLSVMAYDRYVAICQPLRYPVMMTYQMCIYLVVVSWFSGFTVSLIKISFISQLKFCGPHIINHFFCDISPVLNLACTDMSMAEMVDFVLALFILLVPLFITIVSYLLIIMTILHIPNTQSKKKAFSTCSSHLTVVTIFFSATLFMYARPKKIDPFDLNKLVSSVYTIVTPILNPFIYCLRNQEVKRALKKALCEKIVISKASRSIPSLQMQG